The sequence TCTTCTGGGATCGACTCTGGTAGCTTCACTGGAGAAGGCTCCAGTGGTGAAACTTCAAAATTATCCCCTTTCTTGGCAGCTGCACCTTTACGATATCTCAGCTTCTTTGGGGTTTTGGCTCTAACTTTACCAGTTTTCTTGGGTGTTTGAAGGAGAGGATTATCCTCAGCTGTCTTAGACTCCACCGATAACCCCTTTGAGTTGTGTGTCAGAGGTCCATCATCTGAATCACCTGCTAGAATACTGTTAATAATCACATGTGTTTCAGGTTCCATAATCTCGTTGGAAGAGGATGATATCACAGAGTCAGGGGTAGGAATGAGAGCGGTGTATGGAGGAGGCCCTGTGAAACCATCTACATCGGCACACAGTTCTTCAGCTGTAATGGAATCAATAGCAGCTGCAAGCTCAGTTTCACTTGCAGGATTAGCTCGTTTCTCCTCCTCAACCTGAACTTCTGGCTCTACTATAACAGGAGGTGATGTAGTTGGTCGACTTGAAGGTGGTTCCTTATATGACCGAGGTAGTTGCTCAACTGTAAGTTTAGCGATATTTTCAACTGCCTGTTCCAGCTCCATCTGTCGTGCTAAGAGAGCAGCTGGATCGACAGGGAGTTCAGGTTCTGATGAAGTCTCTTCCCTTTCCTGTGCACTGACTTCTTTTGACTGTTTTGGAAAGCCAGCAGTGTTTGATTCCTCACTGTCTTGGACAATTACACTGGTTTTTGTAATAACTGGAGCTTGAAATGGCTCAGAATCATCTTCTGAACGAAGTAAACCTTTTACATCATCCACACTAACACGGATCTCGAGATTTTTCAAAGTGTGAGATTTATCTTCAGTAACCTGTTTGGCATTTCTTTTCAGCCTTGGCATTTTTACTTTAATAGTCTTCTCAGGCTGTCTCCTCTCAAATGAGCTGATGTCTACTTTCTCAGGATTTCCATCGGTAGATTTCTTTCCACCCGtttcttttgtgtctttttcctTTCTGTGAAAGGATGAACTTGtgttttctgccttttcagatAACTTGCCAAGCAGTTCTGAGTCAGATTTAAGCTTGAGCTCAGACTCATCTGGAATTATCGGATCAGCTTGAGTTGGCACTGTAGCACTCACAGACTGTTTGTCTATTCTACCTCCTTTCTTGTTTCCCAGAGCAGATAAAGTCAATTGTTGTGGTTGAACTTTCTGTGTGCGAGGTGAACGCCATCCCTCGGAGGGTTTCACAATCTCTACAGGAGTTGGGGTCTCTTTGAAATCTGGCTCTTCTTCCACAATTTTCTGCTGGTCCTCCTTTATTGGTGATACATCCTCAGCTCGTTTGACACCTCTTTTGGGCGGCCGGCCTCGCCTTGCAATAGTGGGTGGAACCTGAACATCCTGCTGTACCGATTCTTTGTCTGTACTACGTTTGCGCATTGAGCGCGATGACTCCACCATCTCTTTACCCGTCTGGTCATCATCATGGAGTGTGGCGTAGACTGACCTTACATTCCTGCGACGGGTTCTCCCATGGATCAAGCTTGACTCAAGGTTTTGCTCAGAATCCGATGCATGAACTGGGGACTTCGATGAATTTTTGGACTCTGATAGTGCTTTTGGTACCTCTGCTCGAGGAGACGAGGCCCTTTTGAGTTTCTCTCTGTCAATCCTTTCACTCTTTCGTGTTGCAGGTTTATCGGTGCCAGAATTTTGGGAAGGTTCTGCTGTGTGTAATACTGATAGGGTTTTGACCCTTTTACTCTTCGGTTGTCTGCGGTTTGGTAATTGTTTTACTTGAGGCTCTAGCTCTGGCATACAGACTTCATTGTCCATCTCGTTTTTTTGAGATTCTTctgagtgttttgtttcctGATTTTCAATTTTACATTCTGTCTTAATTTCAGATTTTTCTTCAATCTTTGGATAGTCTGAGTAAGTGAATTCTGTCATCTCTCTCTCAAAACCACTCAGGGAACCACCGGGAGTGGGAGGGTTATCTTCCACAAGAGGACTATGGTCCACAACCAATATATCCTTAATCTTCACTTTGGGTTCAGTTACCTCTATTTTTGTTTCTATCTCATTTTCAGGCTCTGGAAGGACAAATGGAGGGGTTATGGTTATTTTAGGAGCAAGTGGTTTGCAGTCTTCCACAGGACGAGAAGGAGGCGGGGACACTTCAGGAACTGGctctattttttcttctttaataaatgacaaattatcTGATGGTTGAATTAAAGGTTCTCTCTTTTCTGGTGGAGACATTTCTTTAGGGGAAGGAACTAATGCAAGGGTCAGCATGGTTAATGGGGGGCTAGGTAATTTGTCTTCAACTTTTGCTGCCGGCTCTCCTTCTTTAtcaaacagaacattttcacTGCTTTGGACTTCATCTCTTTTACTGGCCACCACAATTAAATCGTTGTCAGTATCAAGTGGAGGATTATCCTTGTCCCTTTGTTGTTGAAGTTCCAAAAACCTACTGTGGAAAAGAACTATGGGCTCTTGTGGGATGTCACCTATTCCACATTCCAGCTGTACTTCAGTAGCTCCAGGCTTGGTAAAGGGCTTTCCAACTCCAGTTTCTAAATCTTGGTATTTACGTTCAACATGCTGCAAACGCCGGGAATCCTGTTCGAAGATTGAGCTGTGGAGGAATCGAGAGGCAAACAGGTCTTGTCGTTCTTGGTCTTTCGGCTTAAGCTCCTCTTTCTTGTCATGCACCTTTTCATCAGAGTCAGTacgaatttttttctttttcatatacCAAGAAGGAATGGGTCGCGGTGCTAGCTTCACCTTGTCTTTATCTGAACAGCTGTGGGAGATTGGAAAGCGTGAGGGAAGAAAGGACCAATTATCTTCCCTGGAGGAATACAGTGTCTTGGCTCTTTCAAGGAGGGCTTTAGTGTCAGGAGTTATAGTTTTATCCAGAGCAAAAGAATAAAACTTATTCTTTTCCAAAGAGCCAGAAAGCTTCATGTCTGTCATCCTCTCATCACGTTCCCTTAGAATATATGACAATGAACTATTGGACTTTAGAGACACgtctttgttttctccatcatcatcagaaTCAGATTGGACTTCACCGGGTTCCAAATCCTGGCCAAGGCGTTTACTGATATTTTCACGCTTCGCGATATTACTTGGGAAAGTCATTTCCACCCTAAACGAATTAGACTTAATCTGTTTTTCCCAACGTTTTATTAATTCTTCACTACATTCATGCAAGTTTGTCTTCATCTTTGGGAGCTCAGTGTCAGGAGACTGAAAATTTGAGGCTGTCAAACCCAGACTCTGTTTTAGCATCTCTGCATGGGAAAATTTGTCATCTGTtgcagattttctttctttgtttgtaaTAGATATGGAAATCTGAGAggcttcatcatcttcatttgcAGAAAAGTGACCATGACCTGTTGTAGATATACTCTGATAGGTGTCCTCATTCAACTTCTGGAAATTGCGCTGTCTTTTTTCAGAGACAATTTCATAATCATAATTCTccaatttctttcttttacaggTCGATAATTCATGATTTGGCAAATCCTGTGAAGGTTTTCCAAAATCATGCACAATGagatccttttccatgtcacaAGTTTCATTACTTGATGATTTCTCAAACTTGGCTAACTTGTCAGGATTATCAAACTTGGATCGGAGCCATTGGTTCTCCTCCACTTGTTTTGGTAAGTTATAATGGTCAATGTGCACAAAGTGTTCATCGCCATCATCTGAATTTCTACCCTTGCCTCTGTCTTGTTCACTTTCAGACAAAAAGAGTTTCTGGTGTTCTTTTAATTCATCTAAGTCAAGACCGCAATCATCTGAAATCTTCATGAGACTGGAGCTGTCACTTTTTGAGCCTTCAAAATCCATTTTCAGATAGGGAGAGTTCATCTGATCTGTAGAATCTTCAGCCATGTCACCTATCTGGGACTGTCGGTCCTGAGACAGGCCCAATGAGTTGCTTTCACAGTCCCTTCCATCTTTTGGACTGCTAATTGAAATCATTCTAATAAATTTATCTTTGTGGTGCTCTTTTTTATGAATTCCTTTAATCAAAAGGCTCTTATCCAAATCTGCCTCCTTAGCATTGTTCCATAGTTTGTAAAGTCCAGGTCTAACGAGCTCTTCTTCACTAGTTCTTTTCTGTCGATCAATTTTCCCAGAGTCTTCAAAACGCCTTTTCCTTGCAGCTAAACGGTCCATATCCACAGAAACACCACTGTCAAATCCCATTTCAGATTTTACAAGTTTTTTAGATTTGATTTTACAATCCTTCTCATTAACCTCGACTAAACTGTGTAAATGTTTGTCTCTGGGTACCTTTCCATGCTTAACATCACTTTTTAACAACTCAGAGCGGAATGTTGGACTTCTCTGGCCAGCTGAAGGTGATACCAATCTAGGACTGTCACTCTCACCtctctgtatttgtttttcttgaacaGAATTCCCAATcaattttccttctttttctttaacacGAGTCAACTGCACAACACAAGGTAGTAGGTCTAATCGCCCTTTGCTTGAACTTTCCTTAggaattttactgtttttacttCGAAGGACAGACTCAGGGCTAAGATCTCTTTCAGATTCAGGTTCCGTCTCACACGGCTGGATGATTGGTGATGCAACTTTAAGTTTCTTAAGTTTTTGTTTCTCACTTTTATCCTTATCCCCACGATCTTTACGTCCAGCGCGCTTCTCTTTTTCAACGATACTGCCTCTTTCGACTTCAAAGACTCTATCCTTTTCAAGTTTGTCAATTTTATTATATCGTTCAGTACGAGCCTTTTCAAGTTTTTCAAATCTGGGTGGGGAGATTGAACTGCAGCTACCACTTCTTTCCGAAGATCGGCAACAAATACGACGGTCTGAATCACTTGGTATCCTCTCAGACAATGAAGGAGATGCAGTAGGGCTAGCAGGACGACGAGTGATGTGAGAGGGGCTTAGGCTGCACTCAATGGTCCTCCTCCCATGATCACGTCCACGATCTGTCTCAAAGCGTTCCCTTTCTCTTTCACGTTCCCGTTGCAAATAGCTGTATTTGCGAATGTCCTGCTCATACGGGTCAGCTCTATATTCTCGATACTCCCTGGGGTCTTCAAAATATTGTGGATCATAGTAGTCTCCTTGATATGGGTCCCAGTCAGTGTAGAACTCCCGACTTCGGCCAGGGTATTTACGTCGGGGATCTTCACTATATGTTCCTGGTGTTCGTACATTTTCATAATATTGTCTTTCCGCTTGAAATTCATATTGAGTTCGTCGTTCATCCCTGCCaagcaataaagaaaaaaaagaaatataaaataatacatcaaTAATCTTAGGTTGAATGTGAAAGTAAATAAGTATTCCCTAATTACAAACTACCCACACCTTCTTTCAGAGAGAATATCATAAAAGTCCCGAATATCCTGTCCAGATGCCTGCATCGAACGATAGAATGCCATCTGGCTTTCCTGATTGGCAAAGTCCacctggtgaaaaaaaaagcaaataaaagggTTAATTTACATTATATGTTGTAAAGACTTAATATCACAGGGAAAAATATTAGAACAAATCCTTTGTTTCAATTACCTTGATTTTACTACCCCCTATCTTCCAACCCTTTGTGTCTTTAACAGCAGCTTGTGCATATTCAATGTTGTTATACAGGATAAGGGCCATTCCTTTCATTCTATCGAATACAACCTGcggaagaaagaggaaaacagagtaCCAAgccagaaaacaaacaatggaAGACTATGAGAGCAATAAATAAAGACTTACCTTAACAACATGTCCATAGCGGCAGAAGTGACGAGTAAGAAACTGTTcagttgtgtttgatgctaaTCCATCCAACCAAACACATGTTGTAGGCATACTCTTTCCAAAGCCCAGCTGAAGAAGGAAAGGTAAAAACagccattgtttttatttaacgtCAAACAACAAGAGTTATAGctgtgagacagaaaaaaatgtagtgTGGAGCAAGTTTATAATTTTCACCTTTAACCTGTTGTTGCCCAGGTACTcgccatccattttctttatgGCCTTACAGACACTGGCAATGTCACAGTATTGTAGAAAGGCATACTGTGGAGCTCCATTCACCTTTTTAATGTCAATATCCTTttggaaataataaaacagaaatatgccACATATTAAAAGAGATATCTAGGGATTAAATATGAAGCAGAAAAACATCTTGATTCTCAACTACTTAATATTCCAACATTAACCTACCACTATTTCTCCAAAGCGCTGAAATATGTTCAGCAGGTCATGGTAAGTGGTGGTCTTCTCCAGGTTCCCTATGAATAATGTCCGTGTGGCCTTTGGATGAAACTCGTCTATCCTCTCATCCAAAGGTCGAAACTCGTTCTCACTTTCTGTCTCTGGAAAATACAGTAAGTGCTTATTGGCAACTCGTGTGATTCGCCAACAATTCCGTTTCTTTCTGTAATAAACTTAAACGATCAGAACATACCAGGGCCACTCCAGGCTGTGACATCAATCTGCATTCCAAAAAAAAGCTTCCCCTTTGATGCTCCAAGGGCTTTCTCCTGATCTTCTTGCTGGCGAAAAAAGACAAGCCCATAGCGTTCCTCAGAAGCTCCATGGATTTGAACTGATGTAACCTTTCCATGTTTCTTGAATTCATGGAACAAACCATCTTTCAGACTTGTATCTGCAGTAAAGGGATCAGATGTTTTATAATGAACTGCTTTTAGATTTGAGATACGTACAGGAATATAAGGCACCACAATTTCTGCCAAACCATAAACAACTAACCTGTAGAGCGCACAGGAAGATTTTGAACCTTGATGCCAAAGCTTTTACGAGGTTCGTCCTTGTCAAGGGAGCTTAAAGGAAGTGCTGAGGGAGCAGGAACCGCGGCGGATTGAACTGAACGTGCTGGGGATTCATCACTGGAGCTACTGCTGGAACCACTGCAACAAGAGGAAGATCGACATGCTGTTGCAAGCTTGACGGTTTTATCtctacattattttatgttgaaGTACCTGGTTACTGCCTTTACctttcaaaacaatatttaaaaatttgttaaatattatcACCTGAAACAAATGCTCAATTGTATCTACCTGCATATTGTTACTAAAtcctaaaataaattacaaaaaaactggTAAAAATGCACTAAAAGAAATAAGGAAGGAGAATTTCATTACATATTGCACAAAATGGGCAATGAATTCAGTCTAAATAAAGAGTTTATTAGgattaattacaaaaaaactggttaaaacGTGCTAAAAGAAATAATGAAGGATAATTTCATTACATATTGCACGAAATGGGCAATAAGCTCAGTCTAAATAAAGAGTTTATTAGGATTAAAGATTGTGCAAAACATTGTACAGGTGCTTATGTTTCCTCTTCAAAAGCCACACATCCCTTGGCTGAAGAGGCGGAAACATCCCTTTCTCTGAGATTCCTTTTTCTAGATTCATCGAGATGCCAGGAGAAAAGATAGATGTGAATGTTGGTAGCCAATTCCCTGATGCCCTGTACACCTTTTGTCTCAAACCATTCCCATGCCTGTCTCAGTTTCCTCGGCCctctgctgtttgtttccttCTCACTTTCTCCTCCTGTGCTCAGACACTCCCGGAAGTGCGACTGATGGAGCGTGGCCTGTGGGAGTGGGCAAGCAGCCAGCACTGGCCAGAAATTTCCAGTTCCAACTGGATCTCACGGAGGGGGGGGAGCCATTGCCCATACACAGAGGTAGGCGatgaaaaaaatacaccaacTGTCTCTTCGAATTCCTCTCATAGCACTTCCACATCAAACCACATGTGTCGCTACATGTGGGTAAGAGCCTTGGACTCTGCTGCATCCAAAGGTGATGCAGtaaagcaaaacatcaaataactGGAGACAGGTGAGCTGAACGTCTGCAATGGAATAAATCCCATGGATAGACCTATTGATATTTCAATTGCATTTGATTATCCAAATATTTGGTTGTGTGCATTTTGTGCAgaatttcaacaaaaacaacccGAATGCAAAAGGCAGCATGAACCCACAAATCCTGCTCATTCAAAATCTGTCATTGCAGTAGCTACATGCAACAAGACAATCACTAATAACCCTGCGACAATAACATATAGAAATGTACACAGTTAACACTTCCTCAGAGGTTTGTgcacatatttacatgtaatttGGTTCTCCCACAGGATGGGTGTATGTTGatgttgaaaatgttgaaaagatgaaaatttaattaaatacattaaatgtctaaaataaatcaataagacTATAACATTTCAATGACTTAGTACTGAcacattacattatatttaaaaaagtgatcccttgttactcgcagttaatgctttccaggaaccaccagcaaaaaatgaaattccgcgatatagcgatgaactatttattttattcttcttcttctcctcctttcggcttttcccttcaggggtcgctacagcgaatcagttgcttccatctaaccctgtcctttgcatcctcttctctcacaccaactaccttcatgtcctctttcactacatccataaacctcctctttggtcttcctctaggcctcctgcctggcagttcataactcagcatccttctaccaatatattcactatctcccctctggacatgtccaaaccatctcagtctggtctttctgactttatctccaaaacctctaacatgtgctgtccctctgatatactcattcctgaacctatccatcctggtcactcccagagagaacctcagcatcttcatctctgctacctccagctctgtctcctgtcttttcttcagtgacactgtctctagaccaaacaacatcgctggtctcaccacagttttgtacacctttccattcattttagctaaaaactcttctattacacatcacacctgacactttcctccacccgttccatcctgcctgtacacgcttcttcacctcttttccacactctccattgctctggactgttgaccctaagtacttaaaatcctccaccttattgatctcttctccctgtaacctcactcttccacttgggtccctctcattcacacccatgtactctgtcttactgtggctaaccttcattcttctcttTTCTAGGACAAACttcctctctagcttctcctccacctgttccctgctcttgCTACAGATCAcaacgtcatctgcaaacatcatagtccatggagattcctgtctaacttcgTCTGTCAGCTTGTCTGTCACTAtagaacaagaaggggctcggaggtgttatttataatttacagTGATTTAAACGTctttgaaccctccccacactgatatcaaaccaccttctactGGATTACCTTATCACACACtctgattgactgtttaaatgacttttgtgtctcacagaagcgcgttgcattctgagactcacggaatgtgcttacggtgtcacgtgactacctactaaaaattcgcgatgaggtgaagttgtgcgtgctgatgcacgaatgcgcgagggattactgtataggATGAAAGTGATTTGAATCTTGAAGCTCAGGTTTAAGAAAGTGTCgtattttttatatacatacacatacatacatgtgtggACATACAAATATACATACTGAATACCTACATATatgattttaatgatttaaatgtctgcatgggttctccggcttcttcccacctccaaaaacatgtgcgtCAGGTTAATTAGCCATTCCAAATTttccataggagtgagtgtgtgtgtgcgcgtgtttgtatttctctgtgtagctccgcagtgcactggcgtcgcgcccggagtttgccctgcctcacgccgggctccagctccccgtgacccgcgcaagcagatgaagcggtcaagaaaatgaatgattgaataatatatatgtatatatttactacaaaattaaagaggaaataaaatgttcaaagaaCAGGAATGGAAATATTATAgagtatgtatatttatatatacatacacacggACACATAATTAACGCTGGACTCCCTAAAAACAGATTCCTTTACATAAGAAAAAAGCGAGGTGTATCTCCAACAAGTTGTCTCTAATACTAATAAATATGAGTTATTTGTTCCAGAATTCATTGAGCAGATTTGTTTCTCAAAATCATCTTTTTAACACCAGTTTAGTGTTAAAATGCACAaagacatccacacacacagggacagacATAAACTCGGTCGTTTTGCTTACCTGCCACTcgtgctgctgctggtgctgctgactGAATCGGAGCTGGAGGAGCGGCTCCGAGATCTCGACCCACTGTGAGAGCGTGGAGGACGGGCAGCCTGACTTGCCAGTCTCTGAGGGGAGGGATTCCGTGAATGTGTTGAGTGGGGAGACCGGCTACGACTGTGGTGGTACGGCCGCTCCCCACGCCGGCCTCTGTCCTCTCGGTACAGGTCCCTGTGAACCACACTGGCCAAAGTAAAGGGTTCCCTTGCACGAGACTCATAGCGAGGCTCTGGGGTCTCAAAGCGACAGGGGCTCCTGCTGTGGGACTGATAGAAGCCCACCCCGCTGGATGCAgaccctccacctcctcccgtCGTGGCCACTCCTGAGCCACCTGTTCCCGTGTTGCCAGCAACAGCGCTAACAATGGTTCCAACGACTCCTGATGACACCGTGGTGCCGCCCACACTAGAGGTACCAGACCCGCTCCCAGCTGTGCTTAGAGTCCTGTCTCTGGCATCACGATAGTAGTCTGTTTCATAGTGCCGCTGGCGCTCGAAGCTACTACCAGGACGCTCATGATGTCCATAGGCACTGTGATCGTACGCCCTGTCTCGACTTTCAGTCGTCCTAGCATatgggaagagagaaaaaaaaatatattgttacATTTAAACATATAAGAAAGCAGTTAGCATCAGATAGTGAACAAACAAGATTGCCAGCGTCTGGTGGGCTTTCCTTAATGAGACACATGGAAAGAGGGAGCTCTTTGTTTCCAGAAGGTTAGTTATCAACATCTACAAAGAGAAGTATTTTACTTCCTACAGACTGAACTATGTGggattttaaaatgttgaactGGTCTTGCATGTTTTCTCAACTCCAATTTTGTCTTGGAGATCAAAAGTATGCGAACCTCCCTACAACCATCCTTCTCCAGCAAAGCAAATGCTGATTTGTT is a genomic window of Antennarius striatus isolate MH-2024 chromosome 2, ASM4005453v1, whole genome shotgun sequence containing:
- the spen gene encoding msx2-interacting protein isoform X1, with amino-acid sequence MVRETRHLWVGNLPENVREEKIIEHFKRYGRVESVKVLPKRGSEGGVAAFVDFVDIKSAQKAHNAINKMGDRDLRTDYNEPGPIPSAARGLDDSLSLGSRARDVSGFTRAAGGAMYGPPTSLHTRDGRYERRQDGTTESRDRAYDHSAYGHHERPGSSFERQRHYETDYYRDARDRTLSTAGSGSGTSSVGGTTVSSGVVGTIVSAVAGNTGTGGSGVATTGGGGGSASSGVGFYQSHSRSPCRFETPEPRYESRAREPFTLASVVHRDLYREDRGRRGERPYHHSRSRSPHSTHSRNPSPQRLASQAARPPRSHSGSRSRSRSSSSDSVSSTSSSTSGSGSSSSSSDESPARSVQSAAVPAPSALPLSSLDKDEPRKSFGIKVQNLPVRSTDTSLKDGLFHEFKKHGKVTSVQIHGASEERYGLVFFRQQEDQEKALGASKGKLFFGMQIDVTAWSGPETESENEFRPLDERIDEFHPKATRTLFIGNLEKTTTYHDLLNIFQRFGEIVDIDIKKVNGAPQYAFLQYCDIASVCKAIKKMDGEYLGNNRLKLGFGKSMPTTCVWLDGLASNTTEQFLTRHFCRYGHVVKVVFDRMKGMALILYNNIEYAQAAVKDTKGWKIGGSKIKVDFANQESQMAFYRSMQASGQDIRDFYDILSERRDERRTQYEFQAERQYYENVRTPGTYSEDPRRKYPGRSREFYTDWDPYQGDYYDPQYFEDPREYREYRADPYEQDIRKYSYLQRERERERERFETDRGRDHGRRTIECSLSPSHITRRPASPTASPSLSERIPSDSDRRICCRSSERSGSCSSISPPRFEKLEKARTERYNKIDKLEKDRVFEVERGSIVEKEKRAGRKDRGDKDKSEKQKLKKLKVASPIIQPCETEPESERDLSPESVLRSKNSKIPKESSSKGRLDLLPCVVQLTRVKEKEGKLIGNSVQEKQIQRGESDSPRLVSPSAGQRSPTFRSELLKSDVKHGKVPRDKHLHSLVEVNEKDCKIKSKKLVKSEMGFDSGVSVDMDRLAARKRRFEDSGKIDRQKRTSEEELVRPGLYKLWNNAKEADLDKSLLIKGIHKKEHHKDKFIRMISISSPKDGRDCESNSLGLSQDRQSQIGDMAEDSTDQMNSPYLKMDFEGSKSDSSSLMKISDDCGLDLDELKEHQKLFLSESEQDRGKGRNSDDGDEHFVHIDHYNLPKQVEENQWLRSKFDNPDKLAKFEKSSSNETCDMEKDLIVHDFGKPSQDLPNHELSTCKRKKLENYDYEIVSEKRQRNFQKLNEDTYQSISTTGHGHFSANEDDEASQISISITNKERKSATDDKFSHAEMLKQSLGLTASNFQSPDTELPKMKTNLHECSEELIKRWEKQIKSNSFRVEMTFPSNIAKRENISKRLGQDLEPGEVQSDSDDDGENKDVSLKSNSSLSYILRERDERMTDMKLSGSLEKNKFYSFALDKTITPDTKALLERAKTLYSSREDNWSFLPSRFPISHSCSDKDKVKLAPRPIPSWYMKKKKIRTDSDEKVHDKKEELKPKDQERQDLFASRFLHSSIFEQDSRRLQHVERKYQDLETGVGKPFTKPGATEVQLECGIGDIPQEPIVLFHSRFLELQQQRDKDNPPLDTDNDLIVVASKRDEVQSSENVLFDKEGEPAAKVEDKLPSPPLTMLTLALVPSPKEMSPPEKREPLIQPSDNLSFIKEEKIEPVPEVSPPPSRPVEDCKPLAPKITITPPFVLPEPENEIETKIEVTEPKVKIKDILVVDHSPLVEDNPPTPGGSLSGFEREMTEFTYSDYPKIEEKSEIKTECKIENQETKHSEESQKNEMDNEVCMPELEPQVKQLPNRRQPKSKRVKTLSVLHTAEPSQNSGTDKPATRKSERIDREKLKRASSPRAEVPKALSESKNSSKSPVHASDSEQNLESSLIHGRTRRRNVRSVYATLHDDDQTGKEMVESSRSMRKRSTDKESVQQDVQVPPTIARRGRPPKRGVKRAEDVSPIKEDQQKIVEEEPDFKETPTPVEIVKPSEGWRSPRTQKVQPQQLTLSALGNKKGGRIDKQSVSATVPTQADPIIPDESELKLKSDSELLGKLSEKAENTSSSFHRKEKDTKETGGKKSTDGNPEKVDISSFERRQPEKTIKVKMPRLKRNAKQVTEDKSHTLKNLEIRVSVDDVKGLLRSEDDSEPFQAPVITKTSVIVQDSEESNTAGFPKQSKEVSAQEREETSSEPELPVDPAALLARQMELEQAVENIAKLTVEQLPRSYKEPPSSRPTTSPPVIVEPEVQVEEEKRANPASETELAAAIDSITAEELCADVDGFTGPPPYTALIPTPDSVISSSSNEIMEPETHVIINSILAGDSDDGPLTHNSKGLSVESKTAEDNPLLQTPKKTGKVRAKTPKKLRYRKGAAAKKGDNFEVSPLEPSPVKLPESIPEDPETVNSKAVTVTAGASTAASVVTAVATCRRDVTSAITVDTPKEAEHPEVEQPVPKESAFHLGTSNPSKKHPPAPEPTTPSLSPAPSCLQPVSQFSLPLLRPSKMPLSPDWSPRTEESRIYVASSCHVTVVTPSTPGLTTLGTTSANPPMPPDTKASDIDPSSSTLRKILMEPKYVSASNSNSIPTTIMTSAMSDSSRMSENENLSDIMGSRQLHSEDRPTLTPQSTHHKPFPLSESQQNCGEKTQHTVISPTTSVISRIPMPYDTEETPRISLSNRNIGLSVTKKFRSNPNENNRYQGMDIVEDGTRSSSVLETTPYSAGSSSGLRVNTSEGVVVLSYSGQKTEGPHRMRAKISQIPQASAGDIEFQQSVSKSSVKQEPLITSSRSPTPKVAPSPTSYGHPGVLLPAQSYNSQPVISSTKQENLGCDKSEAPYHTASQGGVVKMFQQPVSSPQVLMYNQAVIQQHSKRTLTESLPKKIEISKASQQPNLSPILSPHHPTLSGTRMSPSPGIPTDRSALHLKQEPQSPQTAVHSPSPYVKSCPPSSSPRGTSVVLGHGMPPMSPYHSNMHHPHSEQSSVIIQPHSVTQSIAHEARMNTPPMSGINYGRRGDSLSSHQGSTQCSNTPQPNVIRDIVLQSHSNPQVSVSRGSGSSVSEGDPRQFNQALSRSSVQQLQSDVMMIHSDHRGLRPSLRMDQYRDMHQRILMHQQLGEQAAVEARQSRTLETGATSSNISVPSKSPIVGKSIDLSAKEPLKPPEAKLIHPPTSESRIRGVHASSPVMVSPHPHGVQLIHPGSGGSFPVYRDMRGFPSQFPGHTSSGHSVANQGIASPQVTPEPELGHRSKMAQCHGGGVDSKVESSHLRHTTSAELSHISRIQGDTVSPSYPSPMTSPMGLAHKSDLSLQKGLPAFLPTPPQTVPPSGSVQPRPDAKLEHAGYRSIDMVQLLTKYPIVWQGLLALKNDQAAVQLHFVSGNTLLAQRSLPPREGGPLLRIVQRMRLEASQLDSVARRMTVENDYCLLLALPCGRDQDDVLGQTQALKSGFITYLQAKQAAGIINVPNPGSNQPAYVVQIFPPCEFSESHLSRLAPDLLNSISSISPHLMIVIASV